The following proteins are encoded in a genomic region of Streptomyces gobiensis:
- a CDS encoding sigma-70 family RNA polymerase sigma factor yields MSEDAVVADRTSQDDNLMRALYDEHAGPLLAFVLRLVGGDRHRAEDVVQETLVRAWRNAEQLERATGSIRPWLVTVARRIVIDGHRSRKARPQEVDPSPLETIPAADEIDRALRLMTINEALRDLTDAHREALIETYFKGRTVNEAAEVLRVPPGTVRSRVFYALRSMKLSLEERGVTP; encoded by the coding sequence GTGAGCGAGGATGCCGTCGTGGCCGACAGAACGTCACAGGACGACAACCTCATGAGGGCCCTTTACGACGAACACGCCGGTCCGCTCCTTGCCTTCGTCCTCCGGTTGGTGGGCGGGGACCGGCATCGGGCGGAGGACGTTGTGCAGGAGACTCTGGTGCGCGCCTGGCGCAACGCGGAGCAGCTGGAGCGCGCCACCGGTTCCATACGTCCCTGGCTGGTGACCGTCGCCCGGCGCATCGTCATCGACGGGCACCGCAGCCGGAAGGCCCGGCCGCAGGAGGTCGATCCATCGCCGCTGGAGACCATTCCGGCCGCCGATGAGATCGACCGGGCGCTGCGGCTGATGACGATCAACGAGGCGCTGCGGGATCTGACCGATGCGCATCGTGAGGCGTTGATCGAGACATACTTCAAGGGACGGACGGTGAACGAAGCGGCGGAAGTGCTGCGCGTTCCGCCCGGGACCGTGCGCTCCCGGGTCTTCTACGCACTGCGCTCCATGAAGCTCTCGCTCGAGGAAAGAGGAGTCACGCCATGA
- a CDS encoding anti-sigma factor family protein — MTSPVQHTDVGAYAIGALDAADAARFEEHLAWCEWCAAELEELMGLGPLLSEYRESAPDTASLTARPSPELLNGLLAETAAAHRTSRRRRLYLVAAAAALIITAPVATMALVSDDSPANPPKPPDMVQALYEDGEKVSGADPVTDVNATVAMRPKGWGTEIAVKLANVSGPRECGLIAIGKDGTEQTVTTWSVPGGGYGWKDARYYVGGAAFDRDEIDRFEVRTLDGDHLVTVKA; from the coding sequence ATGACGTCGCCGGTGCAGCACACCGACGTCGGCGCCTACGCGATCGGCGCGCTGGATGCCGCCGACGCTGCCCGCTTCGAGGAGCATCTCGCCTGGTGCGAGTGGTGCGCTGCCGAGCTGGAGGAGCTGATGGGGCTGGGGCCGCTGCTCTCCGAATACCGCGAATCCGCCCCGGATACGGCCTCGCTCACCGCCCGGCCGAGTCCCGAGCTGCTGAACGGGCTGCTGGCCGAGACGGCCGCGGCTCACCGTACGAGCCGCAGGCGACGGCTCTATCTGGTTGCCGCGGCCGCCGCCCTGATCATCACCGCACCGGTCGCCACGATGGCGCTGGTCTCCGACGACTCCCCGGCGAACCCGCCGAAACCGCCGGACATGGTGCAGGCCCTCTACGAGGACGGCGAGAAGGTCAGCGGCGCCGATCCGGTCACCGACGTCAACGCGACCGTCGCCATGCGGCCCAAGGGGTGGGGCACCGAGATCGCCGTCAAACTGGCCAATGTCTCGGGCCCACGGGAGTGCGGGCTGATCGCGATCGGCAAGGACGGCACGGAGCAGACCGTCACGACCTGGTCGGTCCCCGGCGGGGGATACGGCTGGAAGGATGCCCGATACTACGTCGGGGGCGCCGCGTTCGACCGCGACGAGATCGACCGCTTCGAGGTCCGCACGCTGGACGGCGACCACCTGGTAACCGTCAAGGCGTAG
- a CDS encoding NUDIX domain-containing protein, whose protein sequence is MSESEDRFIATVAARRMVRTSIRSIIVREDQVLLQRPSDSAPGHHYAFIGGEYELGDTFDSRLRKEIEEETNARLVDWQYLFVVENRFIHAGHRVHGLEHYLWATIDRADVTSREDHLVQEWLPWSDLAIADVRPHAVRDVLAAGRHHEVRHLLVNGWGEQT, encoded by the coding sequence ATGTCCGAGAGCGAAGACCGATTCATCGCGACCGTTGCCGCCCGTCGCATGGTGCGGACCAGTATCCGGTCGATCATCGTACGCGAAGACCAGGTGCTGCTCCAGCGCCCTTCGGACTCGGCCCCCGGCCATCACTACGCTTTCATCGGCGGTGAGTACGAGCTCGGAGACACCTTCGACTCCCGGCTGCGCAAGGAGATCGAGGAGGAGACCAACGCCCGCCTGGTCGACTGGCAGTATCTCTTCGTCGTCGAGAACCGCTTCATCCACGCCGGTCATCGAGTCCATGGCTTGGAGCATTACCTGTGGGCCACGATCGACCGCGCCGACGTCACCAGCCGAGAGGATCATCTCGTCCAGGAGTGGCTGCCTTGGTCGGATCTGGCGATCGCCGATGTACGCCCGCATGCCGTGCGCGATGTGCTGGCCGCAGGACGACATCACGAGGTCCGGCACCTTCTCGTGAACGGCTGGGGCGAACAAACCTGA